In Halorientalis sp. LT38, a genomic segment contains:
- a CDS encoding acetylglutamate/acetylaminoadipate kinase, translating into MTTVIKVGGARAVDPAGALSDIATLYDDGEDVAVVHGGSTAVDDTLERLGIEPEYVETPAGVVGRFTDAETMEVFEMVFGHLNTQLVAGLQSLGVDAVGLNGVDGKLLHGPRKSAVRVVEDGKKKIKRGDHSGTIKEVNGDLLDSLLGGNYVPVASPPMAGADEGREARSASDSASGDEPRAEIVPVNTDADRSAAAIAGAVDATLVLLTDVEGVYADPDDPDTLIESVETAAEWAELEDAAEGFMGRKIMAAEEALDGGAEEVVIADANADEPILSALSGAGTHLYASALEATE; encoded by the coding sequence ATGACAACAGTTATCAAAGTCGGTGGCGCTCGCGCGGTCGACCCCGCGGGTGCCCTTTCGGATATCGCAACGCTCTACGACGACGGCGAGGACGTAGCAGTCGTCCACGGCGGTTCGACCGCCGTCGACGACACGCTCGAGCGACTCGGCATCGAGCCGGAGTACGTCGAGACGCCCGCCGGCGTCGTCGGCCGCTTCACCGACGCGGAGACGATGGAGGTGTTCGAGATGGTCTTCGGCCACCTCAACACCCAGCTGGTGGCGGGCCTGCAGAGCCTCGGGGTCGACGCGGTCGGCCTCAACGGCGTCGACGGCAAGCTCCTCCACGGCCCCCGGAAATCCGCCGTCCGGGTCGTCGAGGACGGGAAGAAGAAGATCAAGCGGGGCGACCACTCCGGGACGATCAAGGAGGTCAACGGCGACCTGCTGGACTCCCTCCTCGGGGGGAACTACGTCCCCGTCGCGAGCCCGCCGATGGCTGGCGCGGATGAGGGGCGCGAGGCGCGCAGCGCCTCGGACAGCGCGAGCGGCGACGAGCCGCGAGCGGAGATCGTGCCCGTCAACACCGACGCCGACCGCTCGGCGGCGGCCATCGCCGGTGCGGTGGACGCGACGCTCGTCCTGCTGACGGACGTCGAGGGCGTCTACGCCGACCCGGACGACCCCGATACGCTGATCGAGTCCGTCGAGACGGCAGCGGAGTGGGCCGAACTGGAGGACGCCGCCGAGGGGTTCATGGGCCGGAAGATCATGGCGGCCGAGGAGGCCCTCGACGGCGGCGCCGAGGAGGTCGTGATCGCCGACGCGAACGCCGACGAGCCGATCCTCTCGGCCCTGTCGGGCGCGGGAACGCACCTGTACGCGAGCGCACTGGAGGCCACAGAATGA
- a CDS encoding [LysW]-lysine hydrolase codes for MSGTRFSSQSSIDVDGEARQLLVDLVSTPSVSGEERRCAEVLVSYFEEHDREVWIDEVGNVRAPADDGVLLTSHVDTVPGDIPVQIDEAQDSDEEALWGRGSVDAKGPLAAMAVAAVETGASFAGVVGEEVDSRGGRFLVEDRDSAPDAVVNGEPSGWQGITLGYRGLVAGTYVATSESGHTSRPENNAIQDAIAWWSNVEDEFATDEWEAVFERVTPKPTKIEGGLTDDGLSVEATMEIQLRVPPSMNTEEVIEITEGHLDVADRVHWKDRVEPVMMSPRTDVARAFRAAIRQTGGDPRLLRKTGTSDMNVYAQEWDCPMVTYGPGDSDLDHAPNEHLVLSEYDRSVDVLETVARRLLGE; via the coding sequence ATGAGCGGCACGCGTTTCTCCAGCCAGAGCAGCATCGACGTCGACGGCGAGGCCCGCCAGTTGCTCGTCGACCTCGTGTCGACGCCCTCGGTCTCAGGCGAGGAACGGCGCTGCGCCGAAGTCCTGGTCTCGTACTTCGAGGAGCACGACCGCGAGGTCTGGATCGACGAGGTCGGCAACGTCCGCGCGCCCGCCGACGACGGCGTCCTGCTGACCTCGCACGTCGACACCGTCCCCGGGGACATCCCCGTCCAGATCGACGAGGCCCAGGACAGCGACGAGGAGGCCCTCTGGGGCCGGGGCAGCGTCGACGCGAAGGGACCGCTGGCGGCGATGGCCGTCGCGGCCGTCGAGACGGGCGCCTCCTTCGCCGGCGTCGTCGGCGAAGAGGTCGACTCCCGCGGCGGGCGCTTCCTCGTCGAGGACCGCGACTCGGCGCCCGACGCCGTCGTCAACGGCGAACCCTCCGGCTGGCAGGGGATCACGCTCGGCTACCGCGGCCTGGTGGCCGGCACCTACGTCGCGACGAGCGAGTCGGGCCACACCTCGCGCCCGGAGAACAACGCGATCCAGGACGCCATCGCCTGGTGGTCGAACGTCGAGGACGAGTTCGCCACCGACGAGTGGGAGGCCGTCTTCGAGCGGGTGACGCCCAAGCCCACCAAGATCGAGGGCGGGCTGACCGACGACGGGCTCTCCGTCGAGGCGACGATGGAGATCCAGTTGCGCGTGCCCCCCAGCATGAACACCGAGGAGGTCATCGAGATCACGGAGGGCCACCTGGACGTCGCGGATCGGGTCCACTGGAAGGACCGGGTCGAACCCGTCATGATGTCGCCCCGGACCGACGTGGCCCGGGCGTTCCGCGCTGCCATCCGGCAGACGGGCGGGGACCCCCGACTTCTCCGGAAGACGGGCACAAGTGATATGAACGTGTACGCACAGGAGTGGGACTGTCCCATGGTCACCTACGGTCCCGGCGACTCGGACCTCGATCACGCGCCCAACGAACACCTCGTCCTCTCGGAGTACGACCGCTCGGTCGACGTGCTCGAGACGGTCGCTCGCCGGCTCCTGGGTGAGTGA
- a CDS encoding aspartate aminotransferase family protein — MTGFVFNEKPIQIERGEGATLYDDSGTEYLDMGASYACVPLGHGHPAVDEAVRDQLDELTYVQASYPVETRTRLYELLADTAPGDIDYTWLCNSGTEANEAALKFARSATGNSKIVATMQGFHGRTMGALATTWKNKYKKPYEPLIGDVEFVPYDDGEAMEQTVDDETAAVIVEPVQGEGGINPASEAFLQRTREVTEDAGAALIFDEVQTGLGRTGSMWAAEQSGVVPDMITSAKGLGNGLPIGATLCREWIAENYGSHASTFSGGPVISAAAEATVETIRDEGIAAHAADVGGYLTERLEAELGDDVREVRGEGLLIGVEVGRGANRVLRELALNHGVLALPAGRTVVRLLPPLTITEADADAVVDALATAVTEDEG, encoded by the coding sequence ATGACAGGATTCGTCTTCAACGAGAAACCCATACAGATCGAACGCGGCGAGGGGGCGACCCTCTACGACGACAGCGGCACCGAGTACCTCGACATGGGCGCGAGCTACGCCTGCGTCCCGCTCGGCCACGGACACCCCGCGGTCGACGAGGCGGTCCGCGACCAGCTCGACGAGCTGACCTACGTGCAGGCGTCCTATCCCGTGGAGACGCGGACGCGGCTGTACGAGCTACTGGCCGACACGGCCCCCGGCGACATCGATTACACGTGGCTCTGCAACTCGGGCACCGAGGCCAACGAGGCGGCGCTGAAGTTCGCCCGCTCGGCGACGGGGAACTCGAAGATCGTCGCGACGATGCAGGGCTTCCACGGCCGGACGATGGGCGCGCTCGCGACCACGTGGAAGAACAAGTACAAGAAGCCCTACGAGCCGCTGATCGGCGACGTGGAGTTCGTCCCCTACGACGACGGAGAGGCGATGGAACAGACTGTGGACGACGAGACCGCCGCCGTCATCGTCGAACCCGTCCAGGGCGAGGGCGGGATCAACCCCGCGAGCGAGGCGTTCCTCCAGCGGACTCGGGAGGTCACCGAGGACGCAGGCGCGGCGCTGATCTTCGACGAGGTCCAGACCGGGCTGGGAAGAACTGGTAGCATGTGGGCCGCCGAGCAGTCTGGCGTGGTCCCCGACATGATCACGAGCGCGAAGGGTCTGGGCAACGGCCTGCCGATCGGTGCGACGCTCTGCCGGGAGTGGATCGCCGAGAACTACGGCTCGCACGCCTCGACCTTTTCGGGGGGGCCCGTCATCTCGGCGGCCGCGGAGGCGACCGTCGAGACCATCCGCGACGAGGGTATCGCCGCGCACGCCGCCGACGTGGGGGGGTACCTCACCGAACGGCTCGAAGCCGAACTCGGCGACGACGTCCGGGAGGTCCGCGGCGAGGGGCTGCTGATCGGCGTGGAGGTCGGCCGCGGCGCCAACCGCGTCCTGAGGGAACTGGCGCTGAACCACGGCGTGCTTGCGCTGCCGGCCGGCCGGACGGTCGTGCGCCTGCTCCCGCCGCTGACGATCACCGAGGCGGACGCCGACGCGGTCGTGGATGCCCTGGCGACCGCTGTCACGGAGGACGAGGGATGA
- a CDS encoding DUF7561 family protein — translation MAHEPCDGCGQRVEVAGGIADVWRFGGDRADGLALELSDGSEFLLCYDCIEKLPDDRDATAADVEAL, via the coding sequence ATGGCACACGAGCCCTGTGACGGCTGCGGCCAGCGGGTCGAGGTCGCGGGCGGGATCGCCGACGTCTGGCGGTTCGGCGGCGACCGCGCCGACGGGCTGGCGCTGGAACTGTCCGACGGCTCGGAGTTTCTGCTCTGTTACGACTGCATCGAGAAGTTGCCCGACGACCGGGACGCGACCGCCGCGGACGTCGAGGCGCTCTAG
- the argF gene encoding ornithine carbamoyltransferase gives MARSLLDVDDLTSGELDTVLDRAADLKAADDGERPLADRTLGMIFEKPSTRTRVSFETGMTQLGGHAIFLGPDDIHLGHGEPIKDTARAVSRYVDVVMARVFDHADVVELAEYATVPVINGLTDDAHPCQTLADLLTIREQFGSFDVDVAWVGDGNNVAQSFVLGAAMAGIDLTVATPEGYGIDADVLKRAAGLGGEPETTHDPDAAVADADLVYTDVWVSMGQEDERERKLREFEGFQVTTDLLGDRPLMHCLPAHRGEEVTDEALESENAIVWDQAENRMHAQNGLLVWLAEQA, from the coding sequence ATGGCGCGCTCACTGCTGGACGTCGACGACCTCACGAGTGGGGAACTGGACACCGTCCTCGACCGCGCCGCGGACCTGAAGGCGGCCGACGACGGCGAACGGCCCCTGGCCGACCGGACGCTGGGGATGATCTTCGAGAAGCCCTCGACCCGGACCAGGGTCTCCTTCGAGACGGGCATGACCCAGCTGGGCGGCCACGCCATCTTCCTCGGCCCGGACGACATCCACCTCGGCCACGGCGAGCCGATCAAGGACACCGCCCGCGCGGTCTCGCGGTACGTCGACGTCGTCATGGCGCGCGTGTTCGACCACGCCGACGTCGTGGAACTGGCCGAGTACGCCACCGTCCCGGTCATCAACGGGCTGACCGACGACGCCCACCCCTGCCAGACGCTTGCGGACCTGCTCACCATCCGCGAGCAGTTCGGAAGCTTCGACGTGGACGTGGCCTGGGTCGGCGACGGCAACAACGTCGCCCAGTCGTTCGTCCTCGGTGCCGCGATGGCGGGCATCGACCTGACCGTCGCCACGCCCGAGGGCTACGGCATCGACGCCGACGTGCTGAAGCGGGCCGCGGGACTCGGCGGCGAACCCGAGACCACCCACGACCCGGATGCGGCCGTCGCCGACGCCGATCTCGTCTATACCGACGTCTGGGTCAGCATGGGCCAGGAGGACGAGCGCGAGCGGAAACTGCGCGAGTTCGAGGGGTTCCAGGTGACGACGGACCTGCTCGGCGACCGACCGCTGATGCACTGTCTGCCGGCCCACCGCGGCGAGGAGGTCACCGACGAGGCGCTCGAATCGGAGAACGCCATCGTCTGGGACCAGGCGGAGAACCGTATGCACGCCCAGAACGGCCTGCTGGTGTGGCTGGCGGAGCAAGCATAG
- a CDS encoding methyl-accepting chemotaxis protein gives MVDFEGRSEGGKLAGDRWMRKLREFIKYVPEGETIPDDTWRGRHRNILVLLLAHVPFLFLIGTLEGTESLVTGATFPAIPLWLVLAELGVLVVAAGLAYWSRFGRRARTGIASVGMVTASALLVQFSGGYIEAHFHFFVVMAVIAVYEDWLPFVLGIGYVSVQHGVFGMIDPSRVYNHAAAINNPWVWAFIHAAFVLGLAMALMTQWYSTERSREHAREQLAEARAKTDEVESLEQKKAEIEEAKAEAEAATAEAEARQREVERLNEHLEAKADAYSAAMAEAADGDLTVRLDAEGESEAMGRIAEAFNEMMTETEATMAEIQRFAREVSAASDDADASADAVTQASEAVGESIGEIASGANEQREMLETVSGEMTDLSATVEEVAASAEAVAEASHETAEIAEDGQETAEQAIADTRTVESAIDSTVDNVEVLDEQMAEIGDIIELISDVAEQTNILALNANIEAARAGEGTAGADGDGFAVVANEVKQLAEETRESATEIEQRIEETQAQTATTVEEARRAERHVQEATEAVQDAVDAFTKVAENAEETDGGIQEIRTTTDDQAASTEEAVSMVEEVADISQSTAAETDRAAEAAAEQSESLSEVDASVASLTEQADRLRTRLAKFDVEAAAARADGSGAPSDSNSL, from the coding sequence ATGGTCGACTTCGAAGGGCGTTCCGAAGGCGGGAAACTCGCCGGAGATCGCTGGATGCGGAAGCTACGGGAGTTCATCAAGTACGTTCCCGAGGGTGAGACGATCCCCGACGACACGTGGCGGGGTCGCCACCGAAACATCCTCGTGCTCCTGCTGGCGCACGTCCCGTTTCTATTTCTGATCGGGACGCTCGAGGGCACCGAGTCGCTCGTGACGGGCGCGACCTTCCCCGCGATCCCGCTGTGGCTCGTGCTGGCCGAACTCGGGGTCCTCGTGGTCGCTGCGGGCCTGGCGTACTGGTCGCGGTTCGGGCGGCGGGCCCGAACCGGAATCGCGTCGGTCGGGATGGTGACGGCGTCGGCGCTTTTGGTGCAGTTCTCGGGCGGCTACATCGAGGCGCACTTTCACTTCTTCGTCGTGATGGCGGTCATCGCGGTCTACGAGGACTGGCTGCCCTTCGTCCTCGGGATCGGGTACGTCTCCGTCCAGCACGGCGTCTTCGGGATGATCGATCCGAGCCGGGTGTACAACCACGCCGCCGCGATCAACAACCCCTGGGTGTGGGCGTTCATCCACGCCGCGTTCGTGCTGGGCCTGGCCATGGCGCTGATGACGCAGTGGTACTCGACGGAGCGGTCACGCGAACACGCCCGGGAACAGCTCGCGGAAGCGCGGGCCAAGACCGACGAGGTCGAGAGCCTCGAACAGAAGAAGGCGGAGATCGAGGAGGCAAAGGCCGAGGCCGAGGCGGCCACGGCCGAAGCCGAGGCCCGCCAGCGAGAGGTCGAGCGGCTCAACGAACACCTCGAGGCCAAGGCCGACGCCTACAGCGCCGCGATGGCGGAGGCGGCCGACGGCGACCTCACCGTGCGCCTCGACGCCGAGGGCGAGAGCGAGGCGATGGGGCGCATCGCCGAGGCGTTCAACGAGATGATGACCGAGACGGAGGCGACCATGGCGGAGATTCAGCGCTTCGCCCGGGAGGTCTCGGCGGCCAGCGACGACGCCGACGCCAGCGCCGACGCAGTCACGCAGGCCAGCGAGGCGGTCGGCGAGTCGATCGGGGAGATCGCGAGCGGCGCGAACGAACAGCGGGAGATGCTCGAGACGGTCTCGGGGGAGATGACCGACCTCTCGGCGACGGTCGAGGAGGTGGCCGCCTCCGCCGAGGCGGTGGCGGAGGCCTCTCACGAGACGGCGGAGATCGCCGAGGACGGGCAAGAGACGGCCGAGCAGGCCATCGCGGACACCCGGACGGTCGAGTCGGCGATCGACTCCACCGTCGACAACGTCGAGGTGCTCGACGAACAGATGGCCGAGATCGGCGACATCATCGAACTCATCAGCGACGTGGCCGAGCAGACGAACATTCTGGCGCTGAACGCCAACATCGAGGCCGCCCGCGCCGGCGAGGGGACGGCCGGCGCCGACGGCGACGGGTTCGCCGTCGTCGCGAACGAGGTCAAGCAACTGGCCGAGGAGACCCGCGAGTCCGCGACGGAGATCGAACAGCGCATCGAGGAGACCCAGGCCCAGACGGCGACGACCGTCGAGGAGGCCCGGCGGGCCGAACGGCACGTCCAGGAGGCGACCGAGGCCGTCCAGGACGCGGTGGACGCGTTCACGAAGGTGGCCGAGAACGCGGAGGAGACCGACGGCGGCATCCAGGAGATCCGTACCACGACCGACGACCAGGCCGCGAGCACCGAGGAGGCGGTCTCGATGGTCGAGGAGGTGGCCGACATCAGCCAGTCGACCGCCGCCGAGACCGACCGCGCCGCCGAGGCCGCCGCCGAACAGAGCGAGTCCCTGTCCGAAGTCGACGCCAGCGTGGCCTCGCTCACCGAGCAGGCCGATCGGCTCCGGACGCGACTGGCGAAGTTCGACGTCGAGGCGGCTGCGGCCCGCGCCGACGGCTCGGGGGCGCCGTCCGACTCGAACTCGCTGTAG
- a CDS encoding DUF5658 family protein: MASETRDRGGVPDDRQVSRGRFERTLAVAGRHEHWLWALVACSLLADVGLTNYGLRQGLTEGNPVVRAAVADAGIGSLGLLKAGAVALGLSLWLRLPRRERAVVPLGLCLPWVGAALVNASLLFG; the protein is encoded by the coding sequence ATGGCAAGCGAAACTCGCGACCGGGGTGGGGTCCCCGACGACCGACAGGTGTCCCGCGGCCGATTCGAACGAACGCTCGCCGTCGCCGGCCGCCACGAGCACTGGCTGTGGGCACTGGTCGCCTGTTCCCTGCTCGCGGACGTGGGCCTGACGAACTACGGGCTCCGGCAGGGGCTGACCGAGGGGAACCCGGTGGTCCGCGCGGCCGTCGCCGACGCCGGCATCGGCTCGCTGGGCCTCCTGAAAGCCGGCGCCGTGGCGCTGGGCCTGTCGCTCTGGCTGCGGCTGCCCCGCCGCGAGCGCGCGGTCGTCCCGCTCGGGCTCTGTCTCCCGTGGGTCGGCGCGGCGCTCGTCAACGCCTCGCTGCTGTTCGGGTAG
- a CDS encoding AAA family ATPase, with protein sequence MTSGTTLALAGVTGGAGTTRTTVEFGATLARAGRDVALLDAAFATQGLAAHVPGRIDPDATALLTGSGGIGDGLVDLDVETPGRLAACPARAPFERLARAKTPAAAERFEALVDEASARFDHVLVDTPPVAANQAVAAVTAADRVALVVPARERGLDRLPTMRDRMHDIDAPADTVVATLADPGESVGAADATIPRSDVTTVADLPVCTDPDTEFAPAVADAVETALGVRLDLEFQEEGLL encoded by the coding sequence GTGACCAGCGGAACCACGCTCGCGCTCGCCGGCGTCACCGGCGGCGCTGGTACGACGCGGACGACCGTGGAGTTCGGCGCGACCCTCGCGCGGGCCGGCCGGGACGTGGCGCTCCTCGACGCCGCCTTCGCGACCCAGGGGCTGGCGGCGCACGTCCCCGGCCGGATCGACCCCGACGCGACGGCGCTGCTGACGGGGTCGGGTGGGATCGGTGACGGTCTCGTCGACCTCGACGTGGAGACGCCGGGCCGACTGGCGGCCTGTCCCGCCCGCGCCCCCTTCGAGCGACTGGCGCGGGCGAAGACCCCGGCGGCGGCCGAGCGATTCGAGGCCCTCGTCGACGAGGCCAGTGCACGCTTCGACCACGTCCTCGTGGACACGCCGCCGGTCGCGGCCAACCAGGCCGTCGCGGCGGTCACGGCGGCCGATCGGGTCGCGCTCGTCGTCCCCGCCCGCGAGCGGGGGCTGGACCGGCTTCCCACCATGCGCGATCGGATGCACGACATCGACGCGCCGGCGGACACGGTCGTCGCGACCCTCGCCGATCCCGGCGAGTCGGTCGGTGCCGCCGACGCCACGATCCCCAGGAGCGACGTGACGACGGTCGCGGATCTCCCCGTCTGCACCGACCCGGACACGGAGTTCGCCCCGGCGGTGGCCGACGCCGTCGAGACGGCCCTCGGGGTGCGCCTGGACCTCGAATTTCAGGAGGAAGGGTTGCTGTAG
- a CDS encoding thiolase family protein — MRDALIVDAVRTPFGKRNGSFRDTHPQDLAAEPLTALAERNEFDGAETVEDVIYGCVTPVDEQGLNIARLAPMVAGWGDDVPGVQLNRMCGSGQQAVNFAATNVMAGQHDVLVAGGVEHMTRVPMGSDGNSVTATYFEHFDEVTTQGEGAERIAEEYDFSRQELDEIAADSQQRWGEAWEDGRYDDQITPVETELEGESVAVEQDEHPRPETDVETLSGLPLSFRQEGNGVHHAGNSSGIVDGSAGLLVASEDAVEERGWDPMARIVATEVVGVDPITMLKGPIPATEGVLEKADMEIGDIDLFEVNEAFAAVVAAWLEETGASWEDTNVNGGAIAHGHPLGATGGALITKLAHELQRTGQDYALSAMCIGFGQGIATIIERV, encoded by the coding sequence ATGCGAGACGCACTCATCGTCGACGCGGTCCGGACGCCATTCGGGAAGCGGAACGGCTCGTTCAGGGACACACACCCACAGGACCTGGCGGCGGAGCCGCTGACGGCGCTGGCCGAGCGCAACGAGTTCGACGGGGCAGAGACCGTCGAAGACGTCATCTACGGCTGCGTCACGCCGGTCGACGAGCAGGGGCTGAACATCGCCCGCCTCGCGCCGATGGTCGCGGGCTGGGGCGACGACGTGCCCGGCGTCCAGTTGAACCGGATGTGCGGCTCCGGCCAGCAGGCGGTCAACTTCGCCGCCACGAACGTCATGGCCGGCCAGCACGACGTCCTCGTCGCCGGCGGGGTCGAACACATGACGCGCGTGCCGATGGGCTCGGACGGCAACAGCGTCACCGCGACCTACTTCGAGCACTTCGACGAGGTGACCACCCAGGGCGAGGGGGCCGAGCGCATCGCCGAGGAGTACGACTTCTCACGACAGGAACTCGACGAGATCGCCGCCGACTCCCAGCAGCGCTGGGGCGAGGCCTGGGAGGACGGCCGCTACGACGACCAGATCACCCCCGTCGAGACGGAACTGGAAGGAGAGAGTGTGGCCGTCGAGCAGGACGAACACCCGCGCCCCGAGACCGACGTGGAGACCCTCTCCGGGCTGCCGCTCTCCTTCCGCCAGGAGGGTAACGGCGTCCACCACGCCGGTAACTCCTCGGGCATCGTCGACGGCTCCGCGGGCCTGCTGGTCGCCAGCGAGGACGCCGTCGAGGAACGCGGCTGGGACCCGATGGCCCGGATCGTCGCCACGGAAGTCGTCGGCGTCGACCCCATCACGATGCTGAAGGGGCCGATTCCCGCGACCGAGGGGGTGCTCGAGAAGGCCGACATGGAGATCGGCGACATCGACCTCTTCGAGGTCAACGAGGCCTTCGCCGCCGTCGTCGCGGCCTGGCTCGAAGAGACCGGCGCCTCCTGGGAGGACACCAACGTCAACGGCGGCGCCATCGCCCACGGTCACCCGCTGGGTGCGACCGGCGGCGCACTCATCACCAAACTCGCCCACGAACTCCAGCGCACCGGCCAGGACTACGCGCTCTCGGCCATGTGCATCGGGTTCGGACAGGGCATCGCGACGATCATCGAGCGAGTGTGA
- the argC gene encoding N-acetyl-gamma-glutamyl-phosphate reductase, which produces MSADGEPSLTASVVGGTGFTGGELLRLLAGHPEFEIVQATSRSKANKTVGHQHPNLRDLDLRFSDPDDLESVDVLFAATPHGVSMEQIDEFRDAAGTVVDLSADFRLDTEAQYDEWYDGHSRPELLDEAEYALPELNRANLEGAELIASGGCNATATIMGLLPLFEAGVLEGDEQIVVDVKVGSSEGGAGGGEASSHPERSGVVRPYAPTGHRHEAEIEQFLGVDVSFTVHAVDMIRGASATCHVFPNGPVSKGDLWSAYRGQYEDEPFVELVAGGGGVYRYPEPKAVAGTNKAEVGFELDPGNKRLVVFSAIDNMMKGSAGQAVHAANVALGLEETAGLEFQGLHPVGSP; this is translated from the coding sequence ATGTCCGCGGACGGCGAACCCTCGCTGACGGCTTCCGTCGTCGGCGGCACCGGCTTCACGGGCGGTGAACTGCTCCGCCTCCTTGCCGGGCACCCCGAGTTCGAGATCGTCCAGGCCACCAGTCGCTCGAAGGCCAACAAGACCGTCGGCCACCAGCACCCCAACCTGCGGGATCTGGACCTGCGCTTTTCCGATCCCGACGACCTCGAATCGGTGGACGTGCTGTTCGCCGCGACGCCCCACGGCGTCTCGATGGAACAGATCGACGAGTTCCGCGACGCCGCCGGCACCGTCGTCGACCTGTCGGCGGACTTCCGGCTGGACACCGAGGCACAGTACGACGAGTGGTACGACGGCCACAGTCGGCCCGAACTCCTCGACGAGGCCGAGTACGCGCTGCCCGAACTCAATCGGGCGAACCTCGAGGGCGCGGAGCTGATCGCGTCGGGCGGCTGTAACGCCACCGCGACGATCATGGGCCTGTTGCCCCTGTTCGAGGCCGGAGTGTTGGAGGGCGACGAACAGATCGTCGTCGACGTGAAGGTCGGCTCTTCGGAGGGCGGCGCCGGCGGCGGGGAGGCCTCCAGCCACCCCGAGCGTTCGGGCGTCGTGCGCCCCTACGCGCCCACCGGCCACCGCCACGAGGCCGAGATCGAGCAGTTCCTCGGCGTCGACGTGTCCTTCACCGTCCACGCGGTGGACATGATCCGCGGCGCGAGTGCGACCTGCCACGTCTTTCCCAACGGGCCCGTCTCGAAGGGTGACCTCTGGTCGGCCTATCGGGGCCAGTACGAGGACGAACCGTTCGTCGAACTCGTCGCGGGCGGCGGTGGCGTCTACCGCTATCCCGAGCCCAAGGCCGTCGCCGGCACGAACAAGGCGGAGGTCGGCTTCGAACTCGACCCCGGAAACAAGCGCCTGGTCGTGTTCTCGGCCATCGACAACATGATGAAGGGCTCGGCCGGGCAGGCGGTCCACGCCGCCAACGTCGCCCTCGGGCTGGAGGAGACGGCGGGCCTGGAGTTCCAGGGACTCCACCCTGTGGGTTCCCCGTAG
- a CDS encoding HIT family protein: MSDDCIFCQIVAGEIPSHTVYEDDDVFAFLDVNPLAPGHTLVIPKGHHERLNDLPDDTAENLYAAIHDLIPAVEAAVDAPASNVGFNNGAESGQEVPHVHGHVIPRFADDGGSPIHAVGGTAPDLEDEELAAIADDVAAARS; this comes from the coding sequence ATGTCAGACGACTGTATATTCTGTCAGATCGTCGCGGGGGAGATCCCGAGCCACACCGTCTACGAGGACGACGACGTGTTCGCCTTCCTCGACGTGAACCCCCTCGCGCCGGGTCACACCCTGGTCATCCCGAAGGGCCACCACGAGCGGCTGAACGACCTGCCCGACGACACCGCGGAGAATCTGTACGCCGCCATCCACGACCTGATCCCGGCGGTCGAGGCCGCCGTCGACGCGCCGGCCAGCAACGTCGGGTTCAACAACGGTGCGGAGAGTGGCCAGGAGGTGCCTCACGTCCACGGCCACGTGATCCCGCGGTTCGCCGACGACGGCGGCAGCCCGATCCACGCCGTCGGCGGCACCGCTCCCGATCTCGAGGACGAGGAACTGGCCGCGATCGCAGACGACGTCGCCGCCGCTCGCTCGTGA